In Acidimicrobiales bacterium, a single genomic region encodes these proteins:
- a CDS encoding peptidoglycan DD-metalloendopeptidase family protein, which yields MLVVVRRGWFALFVLVAVVAGVPPVAGAQSDPEAERREAQQRRAAVSAELDTLTATEAELAQADRALRASIAAQQGELGAARSAVAAAEEQVVAAEAELAAGVAAIAELKALVVERAVSEFKNPPSFDLDAFLRSSDIAQVARNRSLLGAVSGNDADVVAQLREAEEDLVAQRAQTERAAAAAAARRDEVATTLTDLEDSRAQQAEVKAALDERIQDFRREADQLSAQEEELTRIIAERAAEQRRLEEERLAAQRTAAKSAADRAAAERRRSAPPARGGEPAPAPAPTPRQESAPSSSGARLIWPTSGRVTSEFGTRWGRQHAGIDIGAPTGTAIRAGADGTVFFTGWMSGYGHTVIIDHGGGFTTLYAHQSSIVARNGTRVSQGQLIGYVGNTGRSTGPHLHLETRVNGAARNPRNYLP from the coding sequence ATGTTGGTCGTCGTACGTCGGGGTTGGTTCGCGCTGTTCGTCCTGGTGGCGGTCGTCGCCGGGGTGCCTCCGGTGGCCGGAGCCCAGAGCGACCCCGAGGCCGAGCGCCGCGAGGCCCAGCAGCGCCGTGCTGCCGTGAGCGCCGAGCTCGACACCCTGACCGCCACCGAGGCCGAGCTCGCCCAGGCCGACCGTGCCCTGCGCGCCTCCATCGCCGCCCAGCAGGGCGAGCTCGGCGCGGCCCGCAGCGCGGTCGCTGCCGCCGAGGAGCAGGTCGTGGCGGCAGAGGCCGAGCTGGCCGCCGGGGTGGCCGCCATCGCCGAGCTCAAGGCGCTCGTCGTGGAGCGGGCTGTCTCGGAGTTCAAGAACCCCCCGTCGTTCGACCTCGATGCCTTCCTCCGCTCGAGCGACATCGCCCAAGTGGCCCGCAACCGCTCGCTCCTCGGTGCGGTGTCCGGCAACGACGCCGACGTGGTGGCCCAGCTCCGGGAGGCCGAGGAGGACCTCGTCGCCCAGCGGGCCCAGACCGAGCGGGCCGCGGCCGCGGCCGCCGCCCGAAGGGACGAGGTCGCGACCACGCTCACCGACCTCGAGGACTCCCGTGCCCAGCAGGCGGAGGTGAAGGCCGCCCTCGACGAGCGGATCCAGGACTTCCGGCGCGAGGCCGACCAGCTCTCCGCCCAGGAGGAGGAGCTCACCCGGATCATCGCGGAGCGCGCCGCCGAGCAGCGCCGCCTCGAGGAGGAGCGCCTGGCTGCGCAGCGGACAGCTGCCAAGTCCGCCGCCGACCGGGCCGCCGCCGAGCGCCGCCGGAGCGCACCTCCCGCCCGAGGTGGCGAGCCGGCTCCCGCGCCGGCGCCCACCCCCCGCCAGGAGTCGGCCCCCTCCTCGTCCGGCGCCCGCCTCATCTGGCCCACCTCGGGCCGGGTCACCTCCGAGTTCGGCACCCGCTGGGGCCGCCAGCACGCCGGCATCGACATCGGCGCTCCAACCGGCACCGCCATCCGGGCCGGCGCCGACGGCACCGTGTTCTTCACCGGCTGGATGAGCGGCTACGGCCACACCGTGATCATCGACCACGGCGGGGGCTTCACCACCCTCTACGCCCACCAGAGCTCGATCGTCGCCCGCAACGGCACACGGGTCAGCCAAGGCCAGCTCATCGGCTACGTGGGCAACACCGGCCGGTCGACCGGACCCCACCTCCACCTCGAGACCCGGGTCAACGGCGCCGCCCGCAACCCGCGCAACTACCTGCCCTAG